Proteins encoded together in one Phyllostomus discolor isolate MPI-MPIP mPhyDis1 chromosome 6, mPhyDis1.pri.v3, whole genome shotgun sequence window:
- the LOC114500592 gene encoding histone H3.3A-like produces the protein MARTKQTARKSTGGKAARKQWATKAARKSAPSTGGVEKPHCYRPGTVALREIRRYQKSTELLIRKFPFQRLVREIAQDFKTDLRFQSAAIGDLQEASEACLVGLFEDTNLCAIHAKRVTIMPKDIQLARRIRGERA, from the coding sequence ATGGCTCGTACAAAGCAGACTGCCCGCAAATCCACCGGTGGTAAAGCAGCGAGGAAGCAATGGGCTACCAAAGCCGCTCGCAAGAGTGCGCCCTCTACTGGAGGGGTGGAGAAACCTCATTGTTACAGGCCTGGTACTGTGGCACTTCGTGAAATTAGACGTTATCAGAAGTCCACTGAACTTCTGATTCGCAAATTTCCCTTCCAGCGCCTGGTGCGAGAAATTGCTCAGGACTTCAAAACAGATCTGCGCTTCCAGAGTGCAGCTATTGGTGATTTGCAGGAGGCAAGTGAAGCCTGTCTGGTTGGCCTTTTTGAAGACACCAACCTGTGTGCTATCCATGCCAAACGTGTAACAATTATGCCAAAAGACATCCAGCTAGCACGCCGCATACGTGGAGAACGTGCTTAA